The genome window gagtgtttatttttgttatcgcATAACTTagtaaaaatagtaaaaaaaacaaagttattaaaccaagTGGAGTCCATGACTTGAGTCGCGTGTTTGTATTgtctcataattttattttttaattaaattaaattaattgcatGAGATACTCGTTTCATtgtgttttgtttgcttttcaaATTACTACTCTGATAGTATGTACGACCTCTTTCAGTTACTaaattcttagatttttttttaaatattaatatcacatgaatatttctttttatattggtAAAACATTAACCTGTCTTGTGTATCATTTATCCATTACAATCTAAAAAGACTTTCTTCCTTGACTTGACCCAACTAGTAATGTTAAGGAAACAACACATGGAATTGAGTTTAGTATTTACAATAATAACTAGTACTGCCTTTGATAGCTTATAATACTGGCAGTACATGAAAAATTAAGGAATACAAGCCTTGCAACAATTTTCGATCTCATTTTatcctacacacacacacacacacacacacataaatcAAACACGTATATTTTAGCTTTCCCAAACCTCACAAATATCCTAGCTGTATATTCATGCTATCCATTATAAATGAATCACCATAAGATATACGTACAATACAAATTACCATACCTATCTGAATGTACAAACTGTCACCACTATATCTACAAATATAATACTATTCCACGTATAGTATAGTAGCATCAAAGATACTGGCGAAGTAATGGTCTTTGAACCTCCATTGACCGCCCTCTGATCATTTCATTCGAGGGTTAGGTGATTAAACTCCTGATACTGTACGAGAGGATTCCATTGAACAGGACTGAAACAGCCACTCTCAGACTGGCCCGGCATTCCACATAAATTCTCATCAGTGCCATCGTTTCTGATAGATAAAACACCTTCCTCCTCCATATCTGCCTTTGTTCTAAGCTTCTTGCTCCGTGGAAAGCAATTCTCTCGCTGTTGATCTCTTTCCACATGTTTTCTTTTCAGTGAGTTTAACAAATTGCCAAGAGAAGTAGAAGATTTATCAGTACTTGGGAAGTTTATGCTTGAGACTCTTTCAGTGGATGGAAAATCCTGGGAAGAAAAGATGTAAGGCAACATTGGGCAATCGTTGTAAAAATAGTTTCTGATCATCTCAATGTTGGGGTTGATGTTCGTATCCAGTAGATCATTCACTCCTGGGAAGAAGCCAGTCGGCGCAGAGCTTGGAACGTTTTGATCTTCCCATGTGCTTCTGGGAATGCTGTTCTTTTGCCTAACTTGACACAGCACCCAATCATCCAACTGCAACATGGAGAAATGTTGTTACCAACCCTAACACTTTTACCAAATATAACTAAGAGTTCGGTTAATTAGACATGAGTTCGAACCCGGCGACTTACCCTCATAGATCCTTTTCTCTTGGAATTGTTCCAGGCATCTAGCAATCTGTATTCATGCATGATCCAGCCCGTCTTTACTCCTTTAGGAG of Populus trichocarpa isolate Nisqually-1 chromosome 16, P.trichocarpa_v4.1, whole genome shotgun sequence contains these proteins:
- the LOC7486469 gene encoding NAC domain-containing protein 83, which produces MEAKASSDIQLPPGFRFHPSDEELIVHNLKNKITSNPLPASIIAEIDLYKYNPWELPSLKLCLEWMNGISLRQGIGKYPNGARPNRAAASGYWKATGTDKSIINSCGTTKIGVKKALVFYKGRPPKGVKTGWIMHEYRLLDAWNNSKRKGSMRLDDWVLCQVRQKNSIPRSTWEDQNVPSSAPTGFFPGVNDLLDTNINPNIEMIRNYFYNDCPMLPYIFSSQDFPSTERVSSINFPSTDKSSTSLGNLLNSLKRKHVERDQQRENCFPRSKKLRTKADMEEEGVLSIRNDGTDENLCGMPGQSESGCFSPVQWNPLVQYQEFNHLTLE